From Rhododendron vialii isolate Sample 1 chromosome 10a, ASM3025357v1, the proteins below share one genomic window:
- the LOC131303497 gene encoding putative glycosyltransferase 7, with protein MEKFMGPSKPIFIGVAGVALLMLLLSFSPSTSFPNMFDVSKMTVSPGKDGAATKDCAIVSDQGLNLGHDPADQTFYDDPALSYSIGNPVKNWDEKRREWLKHHPSFATGAENRIFVVTGSQPSPCKNPIGDHLNLRLFKNKVDYCRIHGYDIFYNNAFLHPKMVSWWTKMPVLRAMMLAHPEAEWIFWVDSDAVFTDMDFKLPLEKYKDHNLVVPGFPDKVYEKKSWGGVNAGVFFIRNCQWSMEFLKVWAGMGPQTPNYEKWGQILTSTMSDKTDPESDDQSALVYLLLKEKETLGNKIYIEYQYDLSGYWVDIVNSLDTIRDNYASIEKGVTELRRRHAEKVSEHYAAVMMEAFVNKSGSGRKLPFITHFTACRPCSGQWGYSEGQCSNGMEKALNFADNQVLRNYGFVRPDLLNASSLNPLPFGDSSYK; from the coding sequence TTCCCAACATGTTTGACGTATCTAAGATGACAGTGTCGCCGGGAAAAGACGGTGCAGCTACGAAAGACTGCGCCATCGTGAGTGATCAAGGCCTTAACCTGGGCCACGACCCGGCTGACCAAACGTTCTATGACGACCCAGCTCTGAGTTATTCGATAGGGAATCCGGTCAAGAACTGGGACGAGAAGAGAAGAGAGTGGCTGAAGCATCATCCGTCATTTGCCACCGGAGCAGAAAACCGGATTTTTGTGGTGACCGGATCGCAGCCGTCGCCGTGTAAGAATCCGATTGGAGATCATTTGAACTTGAGGCTTTTCAAGAACAAGGTGGATTACTGTCGGATCCATGGCTACGATATCTTCTACAACAACGCATTTTTGCACCCGAAAATGGTCAGCTGGTGGACAAAAATGCCCGTGCTTCGGGCAATGATGTTGGCCCACCCGGAGGCTGAGTGGATCTTTTGGGTTGACTCGGATGCTGTATTTACTGATATGGATTTTAAGCTGCCGTTGGAGAAGTACAAGGACCATAACCTCGTGGTGCCCGGGTTTCCCGATAAGGTCTATGAGAAGAAGAGTTGGGGCGGGGTTAACGCCGGTGTGTTTTTCATCCGAAACTGTCAATGGTCGATGGAGTTTTTGAAGGTGTGGGCCGGGATGGGCCCACAGACTCCAAACTACGAAAAATGGGGTCAGATCTTGACATCGACAATGAGTGACAAGACAGACCCAGAATCTGACGATCAGTCGGCTCTGGTTTATTTGCTATTGAAAGAGAAGGAGACGCTTGGGAATAAGATTTACATAGAGTATCAGTACGACTTAAGTGGGTATTGGGTTGACATCGTCAATTCATTGGATACTATTAGAGACAACTATGCGAGCATAGAGAAAGGGGTGACGGAGTTGCGGAGACGACACGCGGAGAAGGTGAGCGAGCACTATGCGGCGGTGATGATGGAGGCGTTTGTCAACAAAAGTGGCAGTGGACGAAAACTGCCGTTTATCACGCATTTTACGGCATGTAGGCCGTGTAGTGGGCAGTGGGGATACTCAGAGGGTCAATGCTCGAACGGGATGGAAAAGGCTTTGAATTTTGCCGATAATCAGGTGCTACGCAACTACGGTTTCGTACGTCCGGACCTCCTGAATGCGTCATCCCTTAACCCTCTGCCCTTTGGTGATTCTTCTTACAAATAA